The Pseudoalteromonas carrageenovora IAM 12662 DNA window TAATTTTTATGCCTGGTTTTTCAACGATGGATGAGGTGAGTGACTTATCTGGTCGTGGTGTAGGGATGGATGTTGTTAAACGAAATATTCAGTCTTTAAATGGCTCTGTTGAGGTTACCTCAGCCCCAGGCGTTGGCTCTACATTTACGATACGTTTACCCCTTACACTCGCTATTTTAGATGGGCAGCTCGTTAAAGTAGCTAAACATACTTACATTATTCCACTCATTTCTATTGTTGAATCACTGCAAATTGATATTACAAAAGTAAGCCGAGTAGGTAAAAACCTTGATGTACTAAGGCTGCGCGACGAATACATTCCAATTTTAAGATTATACGATATTTTTAATCATCAAAATGCCATTGAATCTTTAGATAAAACTCTCCTTGTTGTTGTTGAAACAGATAATCAAAAAGTGGGCTTACTTGTAGACGATTTACTCTCTCAGCAGCAAGTTGTTATTAAAAGCTTAGAGGCAAATTACCACAAGGTTGATGGTGTATCTGGCGCCACTATTTTAGGTGACGGGCGCGTGTCACTAATTGTAGATATAAGCGGTTTAATAAAGCTATCAGGCCTGAAAAAGCCAGGAAGCCAAGAGCTTATTATTGATCAGCATATAGCTGTGGAGGCTCAATGAACGCTGAAAAAAGCGAGCTAAATAATGCACTAAGCCTGCAGCAAGAGCAGGGAATCAAACAATTTTTAACCTTTATCATGGCCGATGAAGAATATGGCGTTGATATTTTAACTGTTCAAGAAATTCGTAGTTGGGAAGAAATAACCGAACTACCAAACTCTCCTGATTTTGTAAAAGGCGTAATTAATTTACGCGGCACAATAGTACCCATAATAGATTTACGGTTACGTTTTGGTCTTTCAAGTGCGGAATATGGCTCATTAACGGTTGTTATTGTTGTAAAAATTGAGTTTGAACAAGGCAGTAAAATTATGGGAATTGCGGTTGATGCGGTGTCTGATGTTTACAGCATTGCAGAGCAGGACGCAAAAGCAGTACCTAGTTTATCTGAGTCGAATAGCTGCGAGTACGTAGCTGGTTTGGTTAATGTGGGCGAGAAAATGATCGCATTAATCGATTTGCAAAAAACAATGAATATTTAGTTAGTTAAAACTAAATATAGTAATAAAAAATAACTTAAAGGTGGTGATGGGCATGGGATGGTTTAGTAATCCAAAGCAGTCAAAATCCAGTAATGATTTAATTGTCGATGCGTTAAATAAATCATTAGCGGTGATTGAGTTTGAACCTAACGGACAAATAATTACTGCAAATTCTAATTTTTTAAGTGCAATGGGCTACAGGCTTGAAGAGGTCCAAGGCCAGCACCATTCTTTATTTGTAGACCCAGATGAGGCGCAAAGTAACGACTATAAAAACTTTTGGCAGCGTCTACGCAATGGTGAATTTATTTCTGATGAATTTAAACGCAACGCTAAAGATAATAAAGAGGTTTGGATTCAAGCAACCTATAACCCCATTGTTGATGAGAGCGGCCAAATACTTAAAGTTGTAAAGTTTGCCACAGATATCACTAAGCAAAAGTTAGTAACGGCAGAAGCTGCTGGGCAAATTAATGCTATTAGTAAGTCTCAGGCAGTTATAGAGTTTAATTTAGATGGCACTATTATTGATGCCAATGATAACTTTTTAAATACCTTAGGCTATCAACTTAATGAAATAAAAGGTAAACATCATCGTTTATTTGTAGAACCTGAATACGCTAATAGTAATGAATATAAAGCATTTTGGGATAAGTTAGCGCAAGGCGAGTTTGATTCTGGCGAGTATTTAAGAATAGGTAAACAAGGACAAGAAGTTTGGATTCAAGCATCGTACAACCCTATTTACGATATGAACGGCAAACCATTCAAAGTTATAAAATACGCATCAGATATTACTGAGCAAAAAGAGTTAGAAAAAGCTTCTCGAAAAGCGGCCGATTTAGCCAGTGCATTAAAAGTATGTCAAGCAAATGTAATGATTGCAGATAAAGATCTTAATATAGTATTTGTGAATGATCGCGTTCATTCAATGCTTAAAGCCAGAGAGAAAGACTTGCAAACGGTATTACCTAATTTTGCTGTAGATAGCTTAATTGGTACATGCGTTGATGATTTTCATAAACACCCATCACATCAGCGTGACTTATTAAAAAATTTAGAACAACCGCATAAAGCAGAGCTAAGATTAGCGGGGCTTATATTTACCCTTATTGCCTCTCCTTGGGTAAGCCATGAAGGAGAGCGCTTAGGAACTATTGTTGAGTGGGAAGATATAACGCAAAGTGTTGCAAAAGCAGAGCAAGAACGCAGCGAAGCCCAAGAAAATCTACGTGTACGCCAAGCGCTTGATACCGTTGCAACTAATACCATGATTGCTGATGCATCAAACGTTATTGTTTATATGAATCAAGCCGTTAAAAATATGATGAGTGCAGCAGAAAATGATTTACGCAAAGATCTGCCTAATTTCGACAGTACAAACTTACTTAAACAAAATATTGATATTTTTCATAAAAACCCTGCACATCAGCAAAGCCTACTTGATAAGTTAACAACTACTTACAAAGCAGAAATACTTGTTGGTGGACGTACATTTGGCTTGGTAGCTAACCCTATTTTGACCCCCGAAAACGAACGCATAGGCACAGTGGTTGAGTGGGAAGATAGAACTGATGAAGTGGCTATTGAAAAAGAGATTGCAGAGCTCATTGTAGCCGCTGGAAATGGGGAGCTGGATACGCGAGTAATTGAAGCTGATAAAAGCGGATTTTTCTTACGTTTAGCGAAAGGGTTAAATAGCCTAGTTAAAATTGTTGATGATGCAGTTGCTGATACCGCAAATATGCTTGATGCGATGGCAAGTGGTGATTTATCAAAACGCATAGAAAGTGAGTACAAAGGCTCATTTGATAAGCTAAAACGCGATGCAAATACAACCGCAGATAAACTAACGGAAGTAATCAATCGCATAAATTCTTCAGCAACACTTGTAGCAAGTGGTGCAGAGGAAATATCACAAGGGAATGCTGATTTAAGTCAACGTACTGAAGAGCAAGCTTCGTCACTTGAAGAAACAGCATCGAGTATGGAAGAAATGACCAGCACAGTTCGCCAAAATGCCGATAACGCAAAAGTAGCGAACGATTTAGCAGAAGAGACTTGTGAAAAGGCAATACAAGGCGGCGAGGTTGTAAACCGCGCTGTGACTAGCATGTCGGCAATAAACGAGTCGAGTAAAAAAATCGCAGACATTATTGGTGTGATTGACGAAATTGCATTTCAAACTAATTTGTTAGCACTTAACGCTGCCGTTGAGGCAGCAAGAGCGGGCGAGCAAGGCCGTGGTTTTGCCGTAGTGGCAGGTGAAGTTCGTAACTTAGCACAGCGCTCAGCAGGGGCCGCTAAAGAAATTAAAGAGTTAATAAGAGACAGTGTAGGGAAAGTCGCCGATGGGTCTCAGTTAGTTAATGAGTCAGGTGCAACACTTAAAGAAATTGTTGTTTCAGTACAGCGTGTTACGCAAATGATTTCTGATATTACCGAAGCATCAGAGGAGCAAAGCGCAGGTATTGAGCAAGTGAACAAAGCTATTTCTCAAATGGATGAAATGACTCAACAAAACGCTGCACTTGTAGAAGAGGCATCTGCAGCTGGTGAGTCTATGGCCGAGCAAGCAAACGAAATGCGCAGACTCCTTCACTTCTTTTCGTTAGGGCAGCAAGACATACCATTGGTGTCATCAACCATGAGTACGCCTGCTTTAACACAGCAACCGCAAAGTAGCTTTAGCCGAAGTAAACCACGAGGCGAAAACTTTGTAGATTCGGCTGAAGAGTGGGAGGAGTTTTAGTAAATAACCTGAGCTTTGATTAAGGGATTTATTATTCAAAGCGCTTGTTAAATATACTTAGCTTAGCGTAATTAATTGCGCTAAGCGCCGCTTGTTCTGTATTTGAGAGTAGCTAATGAAAGAGTTTTTATTTACTGAGCGCGACTTTAAAGAAATTGCCGCTTTAGTGTATAACGCATGCGGT harbors:
- a CDS encoding methyl-accepting chemotaxis protein; translation: MGWFSNPKQSKSSNDLIVDALNKSLAVIEFEPNGQIITANSNFLSAMGYRLEEVQGQHHSLFVDPDEAQSNDYKNFWQRLRNGEFISDEFKRNAKDNKEVWIQATYNPIVDESGQILKVVKFATDITKQKLVTAEAAGQINAISKSQAVIEFNLDGTIIDANDNFLNTLGYQLNEIKGKHHRLFVEPEYANSNEYKAFWDKLAQGEFDSGEYLRIGKQGQEVWIQASYNPIYDMNGKPFKVIKYASDITEQKELEKASRKAADLASALKVCQANVMIADKDLNIVFVNDRVHSMLKAREKDLQTVLPNFAVDSLIGTCVDDFHKHPSHQRDLLKNLEQPHKAELRLAGLIFTLIASPWVSHEGERLGTIVEWEDITQSVAKAEQERSEAQENLRVRQALDTVATNTMIADASNVIVYMNQAVKNMMSAAENDLRKDLPNFDSTNLLKQNIDIFHKNPAHQQSLLDKLTTTYKAEILVGGRTFGLVANPILTPENERIGTVVEWEDRTDEVAIEKEIAELIVAAGNGELDTRVIEADKSGFFLRLAKGLNSLVKIVDDAVADTANMLDAMASGDLSKRIESEYKGSFDKLKRDANTTADKLTEVINRINSSATLVASGAEEISQGNADLSQRTEEQASSLEETASSMEEMTSTVRQNADNAKVANDLAEETCEKAIQGGEVVNRAVTSMSAINESSKKIADIIGVIDEIAFQTNLLALNAAVEAARAGEQGRGFAVVAGEVRNLAQRSAGAAKEIKELIRDSVGKVADGSQLVNESGATLKEIVVSVQRVTQMISDITEASEEQSAGIEQVNKAISQMDEMTQQNAALVEEASAAGESMAEQANEMRRLLHFFSLGQQDIPLVSSTMSTPALTQQPQSSFSRSKPRGENFVDSAEEWEEF
- a CDS encoding chemotaxis protein CheW yields the protein MNAEKSELNNALSLQQEQGIKQFLTFIMADEEYGVDILTVQEIRSWEEITELPNSPDFVKGVINLRGTIVPIIDLRLRFGLSSAEYGSLTVVIVVKIEFEQGSKIMGIAVDAVSDVYSIAEQDAKAVPSLSESNSCEYVAGLVNVGEKMIALIDLQKTMNI